The Mustela nigripes isolate SB6536 chromosome 4, MUSNIG.SB6536, whole genome shotgun sequence genome includes a window with the following:
- the SMIM30 gene encoding small integral membrane protein 30 — MTSVSTQLLLVLISLLLVLPVVEAVEAGDAIALLLGVALSITGICACLGVYARKRNGQM, encoded by the coding sequence ATGACCTCAGTTTCAACACAGTTGCTCTTGGTCCTCATTTCACTGCTTTTGGTGCTGCCAGTTGTTGAAGCAGTAGAAGCTGGAGATGCAATCGCTCTCTTGCTAGGGGTGGCTCTCAGCATTACAGGCATTTGTGCTTGTTTGGGGGTATATGCACGAAAGAGGAATGGACAGATGTGA